A region of Subtercola boreus DNA encodes the following proteins:
- a CDS encoding SDR family oxidoreductase: MDLGLAGKIAVVTGASKGIGLAIAQALVAEGARVIAGARSSTPELDELVATGGVLFESVDLSRPDAPARLVARSAELGGLDILVNNVGAVAFRFEGFLAVTDEQWLDTLNLSFMAAVRTTRAAIPLLIERGGGNVVTIGSVNAFLPDPPVVDYSASKAAVWNLSKSLSKEFGAQNIRFNTISPGPVATQLWLGENGVAATAARAMGVDFDTARDRVVSSQGGFSTGRFTQPSEVADLALILASSRAGNVTGADFLIDGGLIKTL, from the coding sequence ATGGATCTGGGACTCGCAGGAAAGATCGCCGTCGTGACGGGCGCAAGCAAGGGCATCGGGCTCGCTATCGCTCAGGCGCTGGTCGCCGAAGGGGCACGCGTCATCGCCGGGGCGAGGTCGTCGACACCCGAGCTCGACGAGCTCGTCGCCACGGGCGGGGTGCTGTTCGAGAGTGTCGACCTCTCACGCCCGGATGCGCCAGCCCGGCTCGTCGCGCGATCGGCCGAGCTGGGCGGGCTCGACATCCTCGTGAACAACGTCGGAGCGGTCGCCTTCCGCTTCGAAGGCTTTCTGGCCGTCACCGACGAGCAGTGGCTCGACACCCTCAACCTCAGCTTCATGGCGGCTGTGCGCACGACCCGGGCCGCGATACCCCTCCTCATCGAGCGAGGCGGCGGCAACGTCGTGACGATCGGATCGGTCAACGCGTTCCTGCCCGACCCGCCGGTGGTCGACTACTCCGCTTCGAAAGCCGCGGTCTGGAACCTCTCGAAGTCCCTCTCCAAGGAATTCGGGGCCCAGAACATCCGCTTCAACACCATCAGCCCCGGGCCTGTCGCGACTCAACTCTGGCTCGGTGAGAACGGCGTCGCGGCGACGGCCGCCCGGGCAATGGGCGTCGATTTCGACACCGCGCGCGACCGCGTCGTGTCCAGCCAAGGTGGCTTCTCGACGGGACGGTTCACGCAGCCGTCCGAGGTGGCGGATCTTGCGCTCATCCTCGCGAGCAGCCGCGCCGGAAATGTCACCGGAGCTGATTTCCTCATCGACGGTGGCCTCATCAAGACCCTCTGA
- a CDS encoding helix-turn-helix domain-containing protein: MPSPHPLGEYLRARRELLRPADVALPDGAGPRRVPGLRRSEVAAIAGISTEYYIKLEQGQEAHPTSQVLDSLSRALRLDVTANSYLHALARIIPKPAAPISPPAVERARWLIDSWPTTAAMILDGHFDILATNPLMRALIPGYRTGRNSVAVLLLDPEVRDTQRDWEGLSMRSIALFRSRAGLHPDDARSQEIITQLMRDSDRFRELWHRYDIEGMTEGTHPIMHPTVGALSLHYAHLPLVGADDHSIFLYFAEPGTPTERALAGLAPGR; this comes from the coding sequence ATGCCCAGTCCTCATCCGCTCGGCGAATATCTCCGAGCCCGCCGGGAATTACTGCGACCTGCCGACGTCGCGCTCCCCGATGGCGCAGGACCTCGCCGAGTGCCGGGGCTCAGGCGCTCTGAAGTGGCGGCCATCGCGGGGATCAGCACCGAGTACTACATCAAGCTCGAGCAGGGCCAGGAGGCCCATCCCACCAGCCAGGTACTCGATTCGCTGTCGCGAGCTCTGAGGCTCGACGTGACAGCGAACTCCTACCTTCATGCATTGGCTCGCATCATCCCGAAACCGGCCGCGCCGATCTCACCGCCGGCCGTCGAGCGCGCCCGATGGCTCATCGACTCCTGGCCGACGACGGCGGCGATGATCCTCGATGGACACTTCGACATACTGGCGACCAACCCGCTCATGCGCGCCCTCATCCCCGGTTATCGTACGGGGCGCAACTCCGTAGCCGTGCTGCTGCTCGATCCCGAAGTGCGCGACACTCAGAGGGACTGGGAGGGCCTGAGCATGCGCTCGATCGCCCTCTTCCGCTCGCGGGCGGGCCTGCATCCCGATGATGCTCGAAGCCAGGAGATCATCACGCAGTTGATGCGCGACAGCGATCGGTTCCGAGAGCTCTGGCACCGGTACGACATCGAGGGGATGACCGAGGGTACACATCCGATCATGCACCCCACGGTGGGAGCCCTTTCGTTACACTATGCCCACCTGCCGCTCGTCGGCGCCGATGACCACTCCATCTTTCTCTACTTCGCCGAGCCGGGCACGCCCACCGAGAGAGCTCTCGCGGGGTTGGCGCCTGGGAGGTAG
- a CDS encoding aldo/keto reductase, producing MITFPTGIQVPSFGQGTWNMGDSPAARDAELDAIRTGIDLGLTVIDTAEMYGNGRSEELVGEAIGGLRDDVFLVSKVLPSNASKKGTVEACHASLRRLKTDRLDLYLLHWRGRYPLDETVAAFETLVADGSIAAWGVSNLDTDELAQLPPGCQTDQVLYNLTRRGPEFDLLPWAASVRMPVMAYSPVEQGRLIGDSALADIARSLDATPAQVALAWTLRSGSVLAIPKASTASHVRENAAARDLRLSDADLERLDRAFPPPTRAVPLEML from the coding sequence ATGATCACCTTCCCCACGGGCATCCAGGTCCCGTCTTTCGGCCAGGGCACGTGGAACATGGGCGACTCGCCGGCCGCCCGCGACGCCGAGCTCGACGCGATCCGCACCGGCATCGACCTCGGCCTGACCGTCATCGACACTGCCGAGATGTACGGCAACGGCCGCAGCGAAGAACTCGTCGGCGAGGCCATCGGCGGCCTGCGCGACGACGTCTTTCTCGTCAGCAAGGTGCTGCCTTCGAACGCCTCGAAGAAGGGAACCGTCGAGGCGTGCCACGCGAGCCTCCGCCGCCTGAAAACTGACCGTCTCGACCTGTACCTACTGCATTGGCGCGGCCGCTATCCGCTCGACGAGACCGTGGCGGCGTTCGAGACCCTCGTCGCCGACGGGTCGATCGCGGCGTGGGGTGTGAGCAACCTCGACACCGACGAGCTCGCGCAGCTGCCGCCCGGATGCCAGACCGACCAGGTGCTCTACAACCTGACCCGCCGCGGCCCTGAGTTCGACCTGCTGCCGTGGGCGGCGTCGGTGCGGATGCCCGTGATGGCGTACTCGCCGGTGGAGCAGGGGCGGCTGATCGGTGACTCCGCGCTGGCCGACATTGCTCGGTCGTTGGATGCGACGCCCGCGCAGGTCGCGCTGGCCTGGACCCTGCGGAGCGGCTCGGTGCTGGCGATCCCGAAGGCATCGACGGCTTCGCACGTGCGCGAGAACGCCGCCGCCCGCGACCTTCGGCTCAGTGACGCCGACCTCGAGCGTCTGGACCGCGCCTTCCCGCCGCCCACCCGTGCAGTGCCGCTCGAAATGCTCTGA
- a CDS encoding bleomycin resistance protein: protein MTDHAVPNLPSRDFDDTIAFYGGFGFDLAYRAEDWLILRRRELQLEFFPFPDLVPEESSFMCSVRVDDVDDLYRQIRDSGVVEKSTGRPRLHPVRLQPWGQRAGFLIDPDGTQLHLIQNAA from the coding sequence ATGACCGATCACGCGGTGCCGAACCTGCCGTCTCGCGATTTCGATGACACGATCGCCTTCTACGGCGGATTCGGATTCGACCTGGCGTATCGGGCTGAGGACTGGTTGATTCTCCGTCGGCGCGAGCTTCAGTTGGAATTCTTTCCGTTCCCCGACCTCGTGCCTGAAGAGAGTTCGTTCATGTGCAGTGTCCGCGTCGATGACGTCGATGACCTGTATCGGCAGATCAGGGACTCAGGCGTCGTCGAGAAGTCCACCGGACGGCCTCGGCTGCATCCGGTGCGGCTGCAGCCCTGGGGGCAACGGGCGGGATTCCTCATCGACCCTGACGGGACGCAGCTCCATCTGATCCAGAACGCTGCTTAG
- the bla gene encoding class A beta-lactamase has product MTGCGTTISPAATASSEAPRPTPTASDQTAALQDLEQQFGARVGVSAVDTGTGEQLSYRADERFGYASTLKVFAAAAFLHDVPASERQTVVTFTADDVEAAGYSPVTAENIETGLTLSQLAEAAVRRSDNTALNLILERLGGPAALDATLSSLGDDTSEVVNSEPALNAIEPGSTEDTSTPAAFTADLSRLIDGSYLAPDDRTILLDWMTGNTTGDTLIRAGAPSGWSVADKSGGAGGIRNDIAVVTPPGGHLIVVTIFTNTLDPEAAYDDALVVGVARAVLPRLQ; this is encoded by the coding sequence ATGACCGGATGTGGCACCACGATCTCACCCGCGGCCACGGCGAGCAGCGAAGCTCCCCGGCCGACTCCGACCGCCTCAGACCAGACAGCGGCCCTCCAGGACCTCGAGCAGCAGTTCGGCGCCCGCGTCGGCGTGAGCGCCGTCGACACGGGCACGGGGGAGCAGCTCTCCTACCGCGCCGACGAGCGATTCGGCTACGCCTCCACCCTGAAGGTGTTCGCCGCGGCAGCGTTCCTGCACGACGTGCCCGCCTCTGAGCGCCAAACGGTCGTCACCTTCACCGCCGACGACGTCGAAGCGGCGGGATACTCGCCGGTGACGGCTGAGAACATCGAGACGGGCCTCACCCTGTCCCAGCTCGCAGAGGCGGCAGTGCGTCGCAGCGACAACACTGCCCTGAACCTCATTCTCGAACGGCTCGGCGGACCCGCAGCGCTCGACGCGACACTGAGCAGCCTCGGCGACGACACGTCCGAAGTGGTGAACTCGGAGCCGGCCCTCAACGCGATCGAGCCCGGCAGTACCGAAGACACCAGCACCCCCGCCGCGTTCACCGCCGACCTCTCCCGACTCATCGACGGGTCGTACCTTGCTCCGGATGACCGCACGATCCTCCTCGACTGGATGACCGGCAACACCACCGGCGACACCCTCATCCGCGCCGGAGCTCCCTCGGGCTGGAGCGTGGCCGACAAGTCGGGCGGGGCAGGCGGCATCCGCAACGACATCGCCGTCGTCACCCCTCCCGGCGGGCATCTGATCGTCGTGACGATCTTCACGAACACCCTCGACCCCGAGGCGGCGTACGACGACGCCCTTGTAGTCGGCGTGGCACGCGCAGTGCTCCCACGTCTGCAATAA
- a CDS encoding Abi family protein — protein MHRLRATVPQIRMQRYDLACRHNPEVDGVELYVWARSVALALFDDIGHVEIAMRSAMAKEMARTYGLTWYEQDAILDDGTLELIDEAKRRSRVRDLPNDSALIHGKVVASLMLGFWVKLLGRGMYREHGDQRNRRIHDTLIWKAAAHRAFPNVDELARQRVEGVARYVQTLRNRIAHHEHVVWGVPIAGEKDVRGNSVRLSLGAAHENVFVLASFIDRGFASWLRENSAVQSRIDACPIYAGELMLIDEMRA, from the coding sequence GTGCACCGACTTCGCGCCACCGTTCCTCAAATCCGTATGCAGCGATACGACCTTGCCTGCCGTCACAATCCGGAGGTCGACGGGGTCGAGCTCTATGTGTGGGCACGCTCAGTTGCTCTTGCCCTGTTCGACGACATCGGTCACGTGGAGATCGCGATGCGGTCGGCTATGGCAAAGGAAATGGCGAGAACCTATGGCCTTACGTGGTACGAGCAGGATGCCATCCTCGACGATGGCACCCTCGAGTTGATTGATGAAGCGAAGAGGCGCAGCCGCGTACGGGATCTACCGAATGATTCAGCCCTGATCCACGGCAAGGTGGTAGCGAGCCTGATGCTCGGTTTCTGGGTGAAACTGCTTGGCCGGGGCATGTATCGCGAGCACGGCGACCAGAGGAACAGACGTATTCACGACACGCTCATCTGGAAAGCAGCCGCACACCGCGCTTTTCCGAACGTTGACGAATTAGCGAGGCAGCGGGTCGAGGGAGTCGCTCGGTATGTTCAAACCCTGCGCAACCGCATCGCCCATCACGAGCACGTGGTCTGGGGTGTCCCTATCGCCGGCGAGAAGGATGTTCGGGGCAACTCAGTCAGACTTTCCTTGGGCGCCGCCCACGAAAATGTCTTCGTACTAGCGAGTTTCATAGATCGAGGCTTTGCGTCGTGGCTTCGTGAGAACAGCGCAGTCCAATCGCGCATAGACGCCTGCCCCATTTACGCGGGCGAGTTGATGCTCATCGACGAGATGAGGGCGTGA
- a CDS encoding YqaE/Pmp3 family membrane protein, with translation MRKVLLIILCFFFPFVAVLIHDGLGLKVLWAFLLQLVGHVPGVIYGIYRVTRD, from the coding sequence ATGCGCAAAGTACTGCTCATCATCCTGTGCTTCTTCTTCCCGTTCGTCGCCGTTCTCATCCACGACGGCCTCGGCCTGAAGGTTCTCTGGGCCTTCCTGCTGCAGCTCGTCGGTCACGTTCCCGGCGTGATCTACGGCATCTACCGCGTCACCCGCGACTAG
- a CDS encoding Asp23/Gls24 family envelope stress response protein has product MTDALTGDALHAQPVPVDLGAIETTHPDPETPEHLLSTTVAETAAAVTGVHHLGGLASRALDRASRRIRGTSTVPGVTVSRTDGSTIIDLDLVVEYPHSIAEVLETVRRQVTRAAAQLVSEPVEVNVNVTDVHGPFDKVRPANEEIDPSESLAARASAAADTVKSKASEAASTAAGAVSSAKDAAADAVSSATDTVKVSAADTVAAAADVVSDAADTVAEEADAVPVADASTANTSVVDAEPVDVEPAHQESPVVVVVPVIVDADAAESGPDADPDPTEHRS; this is encoded by the coding sequence ATGACTGACGCCCTGACCGGTGACGCGCTGCACGCCCAGCCCGTTCCCGTCGACCTCGGAGCCATCGAGACCACCCACCCCGATCCCGAAACCCCCGAGCACCTGCTGAGCACCACCGTCGCCGAGACCGCGGCCGCTGTCACCGGCGTGCACCACCTCGGTGGTCTCGCCTCGCGTGCCCTCGACCGGGCGAGCCGTCGCATCCGGGGCACCTCGACCGTTCCCGGAGTCACCGTGAGCCGGACCGACGGCAGCACCATCATCGATCTCGATCTTGTCGTGGAGTACCCGCACTCGATCGCCGAGGTTCTCGAGACGGTCAGACGGCAGGTCACCCGTGCGGCGGCGCAGCTCGTGAGCGAGCCCGTCGAAGTGAACGTCAACGTCACCGACGTGCACGGCCCCTTCGACAAGGTCAGGCCCGCGAACGAGGAGATCGACCCCTCGGAGTCGCTGGCTGCACGCGCCTCCGCGGCAGCCGACACCGTCAAGTCGAAGGCCTCCGAGGCGGCATCGACCGCCGCCGGCGCGGTCTCCTCGGCGAAGGATGCCGCGGCCGATGCCGTCTCGTCGGCGACCGACACCGTGAAGGTGAGTGCCGCCGACACTGTCGCCGCTGCGGCGGACGTCGTCTCGGATGCCGCCGACACGGTGGCAGAGGAGGCCGACGCGGTACCCGTGGCCGATGCATCCACTGCGAACACGAGCGTCGTCGACGCTGAGCCCGTCGACGTGGAACCCGCACACCAGGAGAGCCCCGTCGTCGTGGTCGTGCCGGTGATCGTCGACGCGGATGCCGCAGAGTCCGGCCCCGACGCGGACCCCGACCCCACCGAACACCGCTCATGA
- the aqpZ gene encoding aquaporin Z, protein MSTTRPVSRSTAEQRTQQAQTYPTTSRLIAEAFGTFLLVFGGVGTALFASAFPDSANATGVGFLGVALAFGLTVMAGIYAVGHISGGHFNPAVTVGLAIAGRTEWRHVPGYVLAQIIGGAIASSALALIAANGPAGYLANAQDSGFASNGFGEASPGGFGITAVIVAEIILTAVFVTVILSITSKPEYRGVAPIGIGLTLTLIHLISIPISNTSVNPARSIATALCGGPTALAQLWVFIIAPLVGAAIAGLLHRQFTRARSLSPHD, encoded by the coding sequence ATGAGCACCACACGCCCGGTCAGCCGGTCCACCGCAGAGCAACGCACCCAGCAGGCTCAGACCTACCCCACCACCTCCCGCCTCATCGCCGAGGCCTTCGGTACCTTCCTCCTCGTCTTCGGCGGTGTCGGCACCGCCCTTTTCGCCTCGGCCTTCCCTGACAGCGCCAACGCCACGGGCGTCGGCTTCCTCGGTGTGGCGCTGGCCTTCGGCCTCACCGTCATGGCCGGAATCTACGCCGTCGGCCACATCTCCGGCGGGCACTTCAACCCCGCCGTGACGGTCGGCCTCGCCATCGCAGGTCGTACCGAATGGCGTCACGTGCCCGGCTACGTTCTCGCCCAGATCATTGGCGGCGCCATCGCCTCGAGCGCGCTCGCCCTCATCGCCGCCAACGGCCCCGCCGGCTACCTTGCGAACGCCCAGGACAGCGGTTTCGCCTCCAACGGCTTCGGCGAGGCTTCGCCCGGTGGTTTCGGAATCACTGCCGTGATCGTGGCGGAGATCATCCTCACCGCCGTCTTCGTCACCGTCATTCTCTCGATCACCTCCAAGCCCGAGTACAGGGGAGTGGCGCCGATCGGCATCGGACTGACCCTCACCCTGATCCACCTGATCAGCATCCCCATCAGCAACACCTCCGTGAACCCGGCGCGATCGATCGCGACCGCCCTCTGCGGCGGACCGACGGCCCTGGCTCAGCTGTGGGTGTTCATCATCGCTCCGCTGGTGGGGGCCGCGATCGCCGGCCTGTTGCACCGCCAATTCACCCGCGCCCGTTCGCTGTCACCCCACGACTGA
- a CDS encoding CsbD family protein, which translates to MSAADKIKAAAENVAGKAKEAVGNVTDNDKLVAEGKADQAKGQTRDKVEDIKDVFKK; encoded by the coding sequence ATGAGTGCAGCAGACAAGATCAAAGCCGCCGCCGAGAACGTCGCCGGCAAGGCCAAAGAGGCCGTCGGCAACGTCACCGACAACGACAAACTCGTCGCCGAAGGCAAAGCCGACCAGGCCAAGGGCCAGACCCGCGACAAGGTCGAAGACATCAAAGACGTCTTCAAGAAGTAA
- a CDS encoding DUF6286 domain-containing protein, with product MSTPALYRRIVRRESHSPRSGAAITIAAILMIGLAYLGVEAVLSAIGQPPLLVTPEALVSSTLSAAAAPVPLLAAIGAVAAIIGLIIIVISVAPGRRGRRGSITERTAAVVDDRVIAQSIARTVSYAGDVNPDNVSVSVGARTVRVDVTPTSGRAVDRQAIQDAVAQDVSSYDYRPALRSNVHVSKKGKVA from the coding sequence ATGAGCACCCCTGCTCTCTACCGGCGGATCGTGCGCCGCGAGTCGCATTCCCCCCGCTCCGGGGCCGCGATCACCATCGCCGCCATCCTGATGATCGGCTTGGCGTATCTCGGTGTGGAAGCGGTCCTCTCCGCGATCGGGCAGCCCCCATTACTCGTCACCCCTGAAGCCCTTGTGTCATCGACGCTGTCTGCGGCGGCAGCACCGGTACCGCTGCTTGCAGCGATCGGCGCGGTGGCCGCGATCATCGGCCTGATCATCATTGTGATCTCGGTGGCTCCCGGGCGTCGGGGTCGCCGGGGCAGCATCACGGAACGTACCGCGGCGGTGGTCGATGACCGGGTCATCGCGCAGTCCATCGCCCGGACCGTCAGCTACGCCGGCGATGTGAACCCCGACAACGTGTCCGTGAGCGTCGGGGCCCGCACGGTGCGAGTCGATGTGACACCCACCTCCGGGCGGGCTGTCGACCGGCAGGCGATCCAGGACGCCGTCGCCCAGGATGTCAGCTCCTATGACTACCGGCCGGCACTTCGTTCAAACGTGCATGTGTCGAAGAAGGGGAAGGTCGCCTGA
- a CDS encoding DUF2273 domain-containing protein, with the protein MTPTTRGMLVGAVLAVTAVAFGFWAMILVALFVAVGYAVGRVLEGKLDVRGVTDALRGRRSS; encoded by the coding sequence GTGACCCCGACGACTCGCGGGATGCTCGTCGGCGCGGTGCTCGCGGTGACGGCTGTGGCGTTCGGTTTCTGGGCGATGATCCTCGTGGCCCTGTTCGTCGCGGTGGGTTACGCGGTGGGCCGGGTGCTCGAGGGCAAGCTCGATGTCCGGGGCGTCACCGACGCTCTGCGCGGGCGGCGGTCGTCGTGA
- a CDS encoding Asp23/Gls24 family envelope stress response protein has translation MTNITPTSAPKTPAHSSSSTGKNTIADGVVEKVAGIAAREVAGVHDLGNGAARAIGAIRNAINQQDRGQGVKVEVGETQVAADIILVAEYPVELQKLADEVRASVTDAISTVVGMEVTEVNVTISDVFIPSDDNDDDVAESRVQ, from the coding sequence ATGACGAACATCACCCCCACTTCTGCCCCCAAGACCCCGGCGCACAGCTCGTCGTCGACGGGTAAGAACACGATCGCCGATGGCGTCGTGGAAAAGGTCGCCGGCATCGCGGCCCGCGAGGTCGCCGGGGTGCACGACCTCGGCAATGGTGCGGCGCGCGCGATCGGTGCGATCCGTAACGCGATCAACCAGCAGGACCGTGGCCAGGGCGTCAAGGTCGAGGTCGGCGAGACGCAGGTCGCTGCCGACATCATCCTCGTCGCGGAGTACCCCGTCGAGCTGCAGAAGCTCGCTGATGAGGTTCGCGCCAGCGTCACCGACGCCATCTCGACGGTTGTGGGCATGGAGGTCACCGAGGTCAACGTGACCATCTCCGACGTCTTCATCCCGTCGGACGACAACGATGACGACGTTGCTGAAAGCCGCGTCCAGTGA
- a CDS encoding TetR family transcriptional regulator, translated as MARDAEATRDRILAAAADEFAARGLAGARIDRIAAGAASNVRLIYAHFGSKEDLFSAVLHHELTALAEAVPVDVDDLPGWVGRLFDYHRAHPAGVRISLWRELERPESGPDHSPLYEQKVAAMAGTIGTPDAAVDLLVLLYGMAQAWFFTPTGLKESDGRDPATDIRMSAHRRTLVAAARAITDRASSL; from the coding sequence ATGGCACGAGACGCAGAGGCGACACGGGATCGGATTCTGGCAGCGGCGGCGGACGAGTTCGCCGCACGGGGACTGGCCGGCGCCCGCATCGACCGCATCGCAGCGGGCGCGGCATCCAACGTGCGCCTCATCTACGCGCACTTCGGCAGCAAGGAAGACCTGTTCAGCGCGGTTCTGCATCACGAGCTGACGGCGTTGGCCGAGGCTGTGCCCGTGGATGTCGATGATCTGCCGGGGTGGGTGGGGCGTCTCTTCGACTATCACCGGGCGCATCCTGCCGGCGTGCGGATCAGTCTCTGGCGCGAACTCGAACGACCCGAATCCGGACCCGACCACTCACCGTTGTACGAGCAGAAAGTCGCCGCAATGGCGGGAACGATCGGTACTCCCGACGCGGCGGTCGACCTGCTCGTGCTGCTCTACGGAATGGCCCAGGCGTGGTTCTTCACACCGACAGGACTCAAAGAGTCGGATGGCCGGGACCCCGCGACCGACATCCGGATGAGCGCCCATCGTCGCACCCTCGTCGCCGCTGCCCGCGCCATCACCGACCGGGCCAGCAGCCTCTGA
- a CDS encoding nitroreductase/quinone reductase family protein, translated as MDDRAERALAITPASPATSRTIDITTIGARTGAARRIEIWFYRVDGEIYLTTQPATRSWYANLLANPEFTFHLKHGIRADLAATAAPVLDVAERERIFTAIVDDLNQPLHRSYLSQPVEPVNRWVSGSPLMHITFR; from the coding sequence ATGGATGATCGCGCCGAGCGAGCACTGGCGATAACCCCTGCGTCCCCAGCCACATCACGCACCATCGACATCACCACGATCGGCGCCCGAACGGGAGCTGCACGACGGATCGAGATCTGGTTCTACCGAGTGGACGGAGAGATCTACCTCACCACCCAGCCCGCGACGCGGAGCTGGTACGCGAACCTGCTGGCGAACCCCGAGTTCACCTTCCATCTCAAGCACGGCATCCGTGCCGATCTCGCCGCGACGGCGGCACCCGTGCTCGACGTCGCCGAGCGGGAGAGGATCTTCACCGCCATCGTCGACGATCTCAACCAGCCCCTCCACCGAAGCTACCTGTCTCAGCCCGTCGAGCCGGTGAACCGCTGGGTCTCGGGCAGCCCCCTCATGCACATCACCTTCCGCTGA
- a CDS encoding aldo/keto reductase has product MQTRTLGTQGLKTSAIGYGAMGISMAYGDGDTSGKAAITAAFDSGVTLFDTAELYGWGENEKALGQAVAPFRDEVLIATKFGFTRDYGFDSRPEHIREVVHNSLRFLGTDHIDVLYQHRFDPTVPIEDVAGAVKALIDAGDVTYFGLSEAGEETIRRAHAVHPVSVLQTEYSLFERDIEQLFPLLTELGIGLVPYSPLGRGFLTGTARPAGQYDADDMRNTDPRWQPGNFEKNLAATEHLQALAATIDATVGQLALAWLLAQGEHIVPIPGSRDPLRVAENAAAAALTLTDSQLERIADILPTGGYGARYTPENMPTWQ; this is encoded by the coding sequence ATGCAGACACGCACCCTCGGCACCCAGGGCCTCAAAACGTCAGCGATCGGCTACGGCGCCATGGGCATCTCCATGGCCTACGGAGACGGAGACACCTCCGGCAAGGCTGCGATCACCGCGGCATTCGACAGCGGAGTCACTCTCTTCGACACCGCGGAGCTGTACGGCTGGGGAGAGAACGAAAAGGCGCTCGGCCAAGCGGTGGCACCCTTCCGCGACGAGGTGCTCATTGCGACGAAGTTCGGATTCACCCGGGACTACGGCTTCGACAGTCGGCCTGAACACATCCGCGAGGTCGTTCACAACAGCCTGCGCTTTCTGGGAACCGACCACATCGACGTGCTCTATCAGCACCGCTTCGACCCCACTGTTCCCATCGAAGACGTCGCCGGAGCCGTGAAAGCCCTCATCGACGCCGGAGACGTGACGTATTTCGGCCTCAGTGAAGCAGGGGAAGAGACCATCCGCCGGGCCCACGCCGTGCATCCGGTCTCGGTGCTGCAGACCGAGTACTCCCTGTTCGAACGGGACATCGAACAGCTCTTTCCGCTGCTCACCGAGCTGGGAATCGGCCTGGTGCCCTACTCCCCGCTGGGCCGTGGTTTCCTCACCGGAACCGCGAGACCGGCCGGGCAGTACGACGCCGACGACATGCGCAACACCGACCCGCGGTGGCAGCCCGGCAACTTCGAGAAGAACCTCGCGGCAACCGAGCACCTGCAGGCCCTCGCCGCGACGATCGACGCGACCGTCGGGCAACTCGCGCTCGCCTGGCTGCTCGCGCAGGGCGAGCACATCGTTCCGATCCCCGGCAGCCGCGACCCCCTCCGCGTGGCCGAGAACGCGGCCGCCGCCGCCCTCACTCTCACGGACTCACAGCTCGAACGGATCGCAGACATCCTGCCGACCGGCGGATACGGTGCCCGCTACACCCCGGAGAACATGCCCACCTGGCAGTGA